In Nicotiana tabacum cultivar K326 chromosome 19, ASM71507v2, whole genome shotgun sequence, one DNA window encodes the following:
- the LOC107803433 gene encoding uncharacterized protein LOC107803433 — protein MPALEEFRQIGEVIGSLKALMVFKDDIQINQKQCCLLVDMLKCAYKTIAETMKQNLRFEEKNIKWKIIENPLKELLRVFKEAEQYIKQSLEMKDFWAKAIVLYKNTDSVEFHIHNLLCCVPIVIEAIEIAGEISGSNHDEIQKKRFIYSMKYQKECKDPRIFQWKFGKQYLVSQKFCERVSLVWNEDKWILQNKIRGKKKNSGSCTLTKHELRVADVLLRNLNETETENEHKLLPSSVLVNSKDYQVRRRLGGGSQYKEIQWLGETFCLRHLFGDIKPLIPEITQELCLSHPNIMHISCGFTDDEKRECFLIMELMNKDLSSYIKEICGPRKRVPFSLPVAIDLLLQIARGMEYLHSKKVYHGELSPSNILVKARNITTEGYLHAKVCGFGSSCSIKLPQKAHVSQNNGTLPFIWFAPEVLAEQEQTGDGGSIKYTEKSDVYSFGMICFEVLTGKVPFEDSHLQGDKMSRNIRAGERPLFPFHSPKYVTSLTKKCWHTDPYQRPSFSSICRVLRYVKRFLVMNPEHGQQDSPLPPVDYGEIEAAILRSFPFLGNSESDPQPVTQIPFQMFAYRVTEKEKSSTSHRDINSESGSDGASACGDDPVTADDPLPSPTEKKNIASPEILSKRLSIRKPADIKVSKQPGTPRGRSIRPPQIRTIRQNSESQLMLMNSPRIRRSSGHASDSELP, from the exons ATGCCGGCGCTGGAGGAATTCAGGCAGATAGGAGAGGTAATTGGGAGTCTTAAAGCTCTAATGGTTTTCAAAGATGACATACAAATAAATCAGAAACAATGTTGCTTGTTGGTGGATATGCTAAAATGTGCCTACAAGACAATTGCAGAAACCATGAAACAGAACTTGAGGTTTGAAGAGAAGAATATCAAATGGAAAATTATTGAGAACCCCTTAAAAGAGCTTCTCAGGGTATTCAAAGAAGCAGAGCAGTACATCAAGCAATCTCTCGAAATGAAGGATTTCTGGGCAAAAGCCATAGTTCTTTACAAGAATACGGATTCGGTTGAATTTCACATCCACAATTTGCTCTGTTGCGTGCCAATTGTCATTGAGGCCATAGAAATAGCAGGAGAGATTTCAGGTAGTAACCATGATGAGATACAGAAGAAGAGATTCATTTACTCAATGAAATATCAGAAAGAGTGTAAAGACCCAAGAATTTTCCAATGGAAATTCGGAAAGCAGTATCTGGTTTCCCAAAAGTTCTGCGAAAGGGTAAGCTTAGTTTGGAATGAAGACAAGTGGATATTGCAGAATAAAATTCGcgggaagaagaagaattcaGGTTCATGTACTTTGACAAAGCATGAGCTACGAGTAGCTGATGTCCTCTTGAGGAACTTAAACGAGACAGAGACAGAGAATGAGCATAAACTCTTACCTAGCTCAGTTCTTGTAAATTCAAAGGATTACCAGGTAAGAAGGCGGTTAGGTGGTGGAAGCCAATACAAGGAGATCCAATGGTTGGGGGAAACcttctgtttaaggcatttgtttGGAGATATTAAGCCCCTGATTCCAGAGATCACTCAAGAACTGTGCCTCTCTCATCCAAATATAATGCACATCTCCTGTGGTTTTACTGATGATGAAAAGAGAGAGTGTTTCTTAATCATGGAACTTATGAACAAAGATTTATCTAGTTACATCAAAGAGATCTGTGGACCAAGAAAGCGCGTACCATTTTCTCTACCAGTTGCAATTGATTTACTGCTTCAGATTGCAAGAGGCATGGAATACCTCCACTCAAAGAAAGTATATCATGGTGAACTGAGTCCTTCCAACATCCTTGTCAAGGCGAGGAACATAACTACAGAAGGGTACTTACATGCAAAGGTTTGTGGATTTGGCTCATCTTGTTCTATCAAGCTTCCTCAGAAAGCTCATGTGAGTCAAAATAATGGGACGCTCCCCTTCATTTGGTTTGCCCCAGAAGTCCTAGCTGAACAAGAGCAGACGGGGGATGGAGGGAGCATCAAGTATACTGAGAAGTCTGATGTGTACAGTTTTGGGATGATATGTTTTGAGGTATTAACAGGGAAAGTTCCATTTGAAGATAGCCATCTACAAGGAGACAAAATGAGTAGAAATATAAGGGCAGGAGAGAGGCCATTATTCCCATTTCACTCACCAAAATATGTGACAAGCTTGACAAAGAAGTGTTGGCATACTGATCCATATCAGCGACCAAGTTTCTCATCCATTTGCAGGGTTCTCCGCTACGTAAAGAGATTCTTGGTGATGAATCCTGAACACGGCCAACAAGATTCACCATTGCCACCAGTAGACTACGGCGAGATTGAAGCTGCCATCTTAAGGAGCTTCCCCTTTTTAGGAAATTCTGAATCTGATCCTCAGCCTGTCACACAGATACCATTCCAGATGTTTGCATACAGGGTGACTGAGAAAGAAAAGTCGAGCACAAGTCACAGAGACATAAATTCTGAATCAGGAAGTGATGGAGCTTCAGCATGTGGGGATGACCCTGTAACAGCAGATGATCCACTTCCATCACCAACCGAAAAGAAGAATATTGCATCTCCTGAGATTTTGAGCAAGAGACTTTCAATTAGGAAACCTGCAGATATCAAAGTGAGCAAGCAACCAG GAACACCAAGGGGACGGTCGATAAGACCTCCACAAATACGCACTATAAGGCAGAATTCTGAAAGTCAGCTAATGCTGATGAACAGCCCAAGAATAAGGAGATCATCTGGCCATGCATCAGATTCGGAGCTTCCTTAA
- the LOC107794152 gene encoding mitochondrial adenine nucleotide transporter ADNT1-like isoform X2 produces MAPIVHVSSQTQQSSSSAMSKPPRVYYIFTSNKLATGHGLVGDKSSICSSAQIWVLVASSHFVQNELEVGSAPSSTLPAIWIEGPKLENAQHTPILRLGAGACAGIIAMSATYPMDMVRGRITVQTEKSPYQYRGMVHALSTILREEGPRALYKGWLPSVIGVIPYVGLNFAVYESLKDWLVTTKPLGLVDDSTELGVVTRLACGAVAGTVGQTVAYPLDVVRRRMQMVGWKDASSILTGDGRSKAPLEYSGMIDTFRKTVKYEGFRALYKGLVPNSVKVVPSIAIAFVTYEQVKELLGVEIRISD; encoded by the exons ATGGCACCAATTGTGCACGTATCGTCCCAAACTCAGCAGTCAAGTTCTTCAGCTATGAGCAAGCCTCCAA GGGTATACTATATCTTTACCAGCAACAAACTGGCAACG GGCCATGGCCTGGTGGGAGATAAAAGCTCAATCTGTTCTAGTGCGCAAATTTGGGTTCTAGTTGCGAGCAGCCACTTCGTGCAAAATGAGCTGGAGGTTGGGTCTGCACCTAGTTCAACCCTTCCAGCAATCTGGATTGAGGGACCAAAGCTGG AGAACGCTCAGCACACTCCCATACTACGTCTTGGAGCTGGAGCTTGTGCTGGCATAATTGCCATGTCTGCAACTTACCCAATGGACATGGTGCGGGGCAGAATCACTGTGCAG ACAGAGAAGTCTCCTTATCAGTACAGAGGTATGGTTCATGCCCTATCCACCATACTTCGTGAGGAAGGTCCACGTGCTTTGTATAAAGGATGGCTTCCTTCTGTGATAGGAGTT ATTCCATATGTGGGACTTAACTTTGCAGTCTATGAATCTCTAAAAGACTGGTTGGTCACAACAAAACCACTTGGTCTCGTTGATGATTCTACTGAGCTTGGTGTTGTTACAAGGCTGGCATGTGGGGCTGTGGCAGGGACTGTGGGGCAAACTGTTGCTTACCCTCTTGACGTTGTACGCAGAAGGATGCAAATGGTGGGTTGGAAAGATGCTTCATCCATCCTTACCGGTGATGGGAGGAGCAAGGCTCCCCTTGAATATTCTGGCATGATTGATACTTTCAGGAAAACTGTTAAGTATGAGGGCTTCAGGGCCTTGTATAAGGGTTTGGTGCCCAATTCAGTGAAG GTTGTTCCTTCAATAGCTATTGCTTTTGTGACATATGAGCAAGTGAAGGAACTATTGGGAGTTGAAATCAGGATATCTGACTGA
- the LOC107794141 gene encoding uncharacterized protein LOC107794141, which yields MAESATMGMELEEELVDTEEDNRDENARTIFLAELNLIQIISFLSLSSEELDFEAVEINENAKAHQEHKAVSDLRSRKRGGIKKYKNIEPEIQSFSTKIRDRRHSRRM from the exons ATGGCTGAATCTGCAACCATGGGAATGGAGCTAGAAGAAGAGTTGGTGGATACAGAGGAAGATAATAGGGATGAGAATGCAAGGACAATATTTCTTGCAGAGCTGAATCTCATTCAAATCATCTCATTTCTTTCATTATCATCTGAAGAACTTGattttgaggcagtggagattaATGAAAATGCCAAAGCTCACCAAGAACACAAAGCTGTTTCTGATCTACGTTCCAGAAAACGGGGTGGAATCAAGAAATACAAGAACATTGAACCAGAAATTCAAAGTTTCTCGACCAAGATTAGAGATCGCAG GCATAGTAGAAGAATGTGA